One Carya illinoinensis cultivar Pawnee chromosome 5, C.illinoinensisPawnee_v1, whole genome shotgun sequence genomic window, TTCGTTATTTGAAGGGCTATCTTAGCTCAATAAGTTAATAACCATGTCAAACACCCCTCGGATTGATCTGTCATAACCATAATTCTACATCTTCATCAGTCATTACCCGTGTGCGCTAGTTTTGCTGGGTCTGGGGCATGATAATTGATATCGTCAAACATATTACTGTCTGAGGTTTTGATATCTTTTAAAAGTTGTACGGTTTCTAGGTTGACACCTAACCGATGCTAATATCAGCGTGCTCGCTCCTTTTTCCAGGTTTCTGCTTTTGTATCTCAAAAGAATCCATAAAAACTTTAACAGGTTTGCCTTAGGTATTGACAAAAAGGAAATGTGAGACAATGACTTGCGCTTCTTGAAAACTGTTAGTACGATTATGCTTTGCTTTGCCTACATTCCCTAAACCTAATTGAAGAAAAAGTGTGCTATTCTTATAATTTATCTATCTGTGTTCATCGATCTCTTACCCATTActaggatatttttttttttgataggttacCCATTACTAGGATATAGGCTACCTGTGCATGCCTCAACAGCTTTTCTGATGGTCTCCAACATCAAAATCATTATATTGACATTTGTATTGCATTCTTAGACAGTGTTTATAGGTTccttttcatctaatctcatgcATTAACACTACAGTGACTTCTATGTTTATGCGTTTTTATGTTTGCTGCTTCTTTAATGGTTTATGTTCCTGTACTTGCTGTAGATTCACTTTGTGCTTCTTATTAGCCGACAAGGAAAAGTGAGGTTGACAAAATGGTATTCACCTTATACACAGAAGGAAAGAACTAAGGTATCATCCATCGAGGCTATGATCTTTGGGGTGCTATTTTGtttatctcttcttttttttctctttcatttttttctttttttggctcACTTCTAACTGAGAGTACTGTTAGATAATCTCTATACTATTCTGCATTTGTTGTGAAGGTTCTACGTGAGCTAAGTGGAGTGATCCTTACCCGAGGACCCAAGCTCTGTAATTTTGTTGAATGGAGAGGGTACAAAGTTGTTTACAAAAGGTAATGCAAGAATATGATCATTTTTACTGCCATTATGAGAACTCTTTCTTGTGTAATATTGTTTGTCATCTTTGTTATGTGCTGATGAGCTGGTTCCAATAATGTGTGTGTGCAGGTATGCTAGTCTGTATTTCTGTATGTGCATTGATGAAGAAGACAACGAATTAGAGATCCTTGAAATAATTCATCATTATGTGGAGATTCTGGACCGATACTTTGGCAGTGTTAGTGAAAATAATCTGatccatttttaaaaaattgattttgataaaGGATAATCCTCCTAGTAATTTATTCACTCACTGCAGGTCTGTGAGCTGGACTTGATTTTTAACTTCCATAAGGTATTTTCCTCTTTGTGTGCTTTATGACCAACTTTTATGTGCCCCTGGCATTGTGAGGGtagtttttatctccacctatCTGCTATGCTGACATGTTGTTAATAACTCAAGCTTTATGGGGTCCTCCCAAAGTAAGTTCATTTGCTTCATTGTTTGCTACTTAACGTGAAGGCCTATTACATATTGGATGAACTACTGATTGCTGGGGAACTTCAGGAGTCTAGCAAGAAAACAGTTGCACGGTTGATAGCTGCACAGGTATTCTTTTTCGTTGTCTGATTCCTTTGTTTGGGAATTTTCCTGCTTTGCTGAGTGCATTATACTGTTTGTTATTAGGATTCATTGGTGGAGGCTGCAAAAGAGCAGCGCAGCTCAATAAGCAATATAATTGCTCAGGCTACAAAATAGGGGACGGGCTTGTTGCCAGATATATCGGTTGACATTGAAGTGTTATCTGTATTGTTGTTGTCAGTGTCTTTTTGTCTTGAATGCACCGTTTGTTATGAATCTTTGTTTCAGGTTTGTACAAATGTTACTGCTTTGATTTTCCCTTAATTACATGTTTGTATGGTTGATTCATCTGCCAGATACGTGAGGCCATTTTTTGCTAGGCACTTTACATGTTAATACCACTCCAACCTATCAAAACAAAGATACCATTCCACTGCTCCAAGTGTATATTTAGACGCCATGTGCCAGGCTACGAACCTCActgcattttcattttcttcaaattttcaaattatcttCCATTTGTGACACCGCCAGCTTAATCACGTTTCTGAAGTTAGATCGATTGGTGCCTGGAACACCCGAAAAGCTTCCGTACGAATCACTGTTTGCCGTATATTCACAAGGCAAGGCTCTAGGAATTGTTGAATATGGTATTGCTTCCTGGATTCAAGTAGTTGAGCTCGGCTGAGTTTTGATCATATGGAGGAGTGTATGAAATTCCATTACCTTGAACTGGTGAGGGATAATGATCCCAAATTCAACAGGAGTGCTTTTTATGTAATTCATTGTAGGGcgcatttgtttttttttttttttttttaaagataatttaCCTAAAAGTAAAGATGGTAAGGCATGCCTTTACGGGGGCCATCCCTTCAGTAAAAGCTGCAGTGAATTGAGTCGGTGAACCTGGCAGCTCCCCTGTGCTGAGCCATATTTAGAATTATTCAGAACATTTTATTAAGAGTCTGGTAAATACAGGATCTCTATGGAATAATACCCAGTAAGATTGAATAGAGGCTGCGCAAGTGCTAATTCATTCGTTGATACCTCCCATACACCCTTTCCCTTTTATACAGCCGAAATAAATCATAAAGCAAATCTTCCTGATGctgtttctcttttcttccaagATCTGAAATATCTTCCAAGTTGAGGTAGCCCCATCTTCCAACGTCACATGGTTTAATTTACGTAACACAATAACTTCCAGCACGGTCGATACAGGAAAGATGATAGTTATGGTAAACACTGAAGTGGATCAGTAAGATACTTCAAATTCTGGCTTCTATTTGCAGAGACAGCAAGAAGATGAGCGTAATGTTGATCTAATTTCAATTAACAATCAATACAAACCTTCAGAAAATATCCAGGTCCATAGAATGAACAAGCACTCCATCATCTTCCCACCGTATTTCCTTGCCGTTTGGATCTTTTCCAATGCATTGAAGAGGTGTAGCTAATGGCGGAGGGCTCTGCATGCAATCAAGGCTGATGATTAGGACAAGTGATTGCATGGGTAAAGAATATGTTTTAGCTTGTATCGAGtcctcttttcttttagttCCTCAGCATGCAGGCTTTCAAAATCAGTATTTCCAACAACCAGGATGAGAAGGTTTatcttttaatgaaaaatgtaaGTAGAGACTACCATGCAACGGATCAGAGGCCAACTAATTCCACGGAAAAAAGGGTGTGCTTTGATTTCATTGGCACCAGTGCTTGATCCTAACCGGTTTGCAGGGTCTCTTTGCAACAAGGCATTAATCAACTGTCTGGCTGTAAGACTTACCTGCAACATTAAGGATTGAATGATGCATGTCTAATATGATAGATCCAGTCGTTAAAGAAGCTAGTGCCAATCATTTTCAgcataaattaaagaaataaatcatgtcacattaaattaaaacataagGTAGACTAGCTTTTGCGACCGAGAACGTGGATCCCCGAAATCATATACATCTTATTACTGATCTCATGACTCAGCGGCACAAGTTCTATCATAGATAATGGCAGCCAACTCCTTTGAAAATGATGTCCATGATTCTTCCAGTTgctatttttcataaaaataaaagtgatggGCCATTTGCAGCAGAAACTCAAACAGTTTTGATGAAGAGTAACGTCATCTGTCAGTGCAGtatatttcatatttcttttccaGAAAAATTTTCGGATTAGTGACTGGAGCCTTAAATCCTGGCTTTTCAGACGAATATTGACTGAAGTAAATTGCACGTTTTCAATTAACTGTGACTGTGAGCAGTTTGAGACTTTCTTGAACTTCTTACCAACATTTCTCTAGCAGCCAAAGTCAAGATTAATAGCATCAGCAACAGAAAAAGTGCAGAGCAATTAACAGTTTTTGCTTCTGAAAATGGATAGATtagtttttttctaaataatgaATTGCTtgcttaccaaaaaaaaaaggtttggaCTCAAATTCCAGCATACAATCTTGgggtaattttatttatattaaaatatcataactGTGAAAAGTGTTCCCACTTCTTTGGCAGTAAGAATGTAGGCGATCAGGTTATCCATAATCTTTGTTGTTGGAAAATTCCAAGTATTGTTCTTCAGTGCAAGATGGAACTGGGTTCAAGCTTAACCAAAAGTCAAGTTGACTACCACTAACCCACTCAATTAGACGACATCATCAAACAAAGTTCAGTAAAACAAATATTTCCTTACACACACACAGCTCATTAAATACTTATGATAACTTACAGCAATGCTGCTTGGAAAGGTCAGATCTTTGTGTAATATGTTGGAAAATGTCTTCTGCCTGTTCTTCCCCCTAAAAGGTGTACGACCATAGAGCATCTCGTACAACAAGATACCTGAATTTTAAACATGATTTACTTCAAGGCATTGATAACAAAATTTATGTTGACAATTTTTATGTTTGGaacagaaaatattttgttataaaaataaagaaatgaacgAGTTTCTTTATATCTCCAGGGAGATCACCCACTATATTTTTACCTATCAAAGTATGGAGTGTGATTCTACCATATTAAGAACTCAATAAACCTTCTAAAGTGTTAACTTCAGAGTGTGGGAATCCTAAAATGCCTTTATTAGGAACCTCATCATGCATACACCTCTTGAGCTAAAGCACATTAAAAAATGAGCTCTTTATGCCTTACATCATGAGGCATAGGCCTCATATTGTGTACATAACTACTTCACTATTCAGGGTGATGTTAATAAAACTGAGTTGCTGTGCTAGTCTCCCCaggggtttaggttccatgggtgGGTCCTAAGGGCTCTGCCGTGGGATGGCTCCCCccgtcataaaaataaaataaaactgggTATGATGAGAAGTTGatgattttccttcattttgtcATTTAAATATGCTCAAGcttttctatcaaatatttttgttcttttttattttctagttgttactatatttattatatttctaatatttaaaaatatatatatattaattcctCATGTCTAGAGGCATATGCCTTAAACGCAAGCGCTTAGTGCAGTGCTCTGATATTTATCGTTAAAGTTTTAATCATAATTGCACATCCTCATCCtttataaaatacattttttaccACAAGAATTAAAACAACATTGAGAAAAATACAAGTTAATGGGATGAGCATTAGAAACATAGCTGAGGGAAACAAGCTATTTTAATGTCATATTATATCAATGAACTTAAATCTTCCGGGGCATTACATGtgaatcattaaaaaaaaaaggaaaatgatatttgaatataatttaaagTACCAAGAGAACAAATAATTAGGCAAATGGAAATAATCACGGACAAAACACATAAGAGTTGTATATCATGATTGAGTATATGCTTACCAAGAGACCACCAATCAATGCCACTACCATGTCCTGCACCTGTAATAATTTCCTGAAATCAAGTATCTATAAGCACCTTGAAAAGAAATGTGCATAAAATATTAGTGCCCCTACGTTTCAAGTTTGTTTAAATAGTTTCCCAAGAATTCTAGAATCCAGAAACTAAAACTATGGTTTTTCTGATATGATAAACTAAGCACTAGGAGTGTCATTAAGCATATGaacatttatcaaaattaaagatTGACCATACAGGAGCAATATATTCTTCAGTTCCAACAAATGAGTTTGACTTGGCAACTGGTTCTGCAACAAATGTTGGCGGTGGCTGACTCCTAGATCTCCTCCTCTTACTAGGTAGTGAGTATGTTAGAATCTGCGGGACACAGTAGCATGCAAGAGAAGTGAGTAGCTCCCATTTCAAGCCTCAAATAATTATCAAACAGAATAGCATAAACTTAGAAGATCATGTCATTCAGGTTGCCCACAAATTTGAGGTGGAAATACCATTCCATGAAAACAAACATATACAATTTAGAAGAGTAAGGATAAAAGAAGGATTTGTGGCTTCAATCACGGCCTGTCAAAGACAAAATAGATTTTCCATGCATGACCCTTCAATAAGGAAAGAGCAGCTATTTCTCTCCCGTGAAAGATTAGAACTTTGACGACCtacttttgttataattttttatccctatttttatatttatttctttttctttgtcaaCTCAAGGTGGATTTGTAATGAAGATCAGTAACCCTCATGTAGGAAACACAAGAATCTTATCTGAGTCTGTAAAAAAGTAAAGCACAAAATCTTCTGACACAAAATGTAACATACTTGAGGTTTACACGATATCATATATGATAAATCAAAGTCAGTCAGTATGACATGTCCATCCTTCTGGAGCAAGATATTTTCAGGCTTCAGGTCACGATAAATTATTCCTGTACAAAGGCATGGGAACAAAACTAATAAGTGCAATACTGAAATGTCTTCCTCATAACTGATGGAGATTGATAAAGGAAATGAGGGAGAACATTACACCACTTAAAGTCTCAGATCAATTGAGTTgcaaattaaccaaaaaaaaaaaagtgctgcTGTGATAACAAGACTGGCAAAACCCTTGAGGCATTTCCAATATGCTTAACAGTTGCTTTGCAGAAAAAAATGCTAGCAAGTTATCATATATCAACTCAATAATGTTTACAAAAACACAGGCAACACATTGTAAATATGCATACGCGCAAAAAGAAAGTCAGTCACACCATGCCTCatcctaatcctcaagtatttGGGAACACAAATTCTGCCTCTTCTGTTTGATCAGTTTTAAAAGTGTCCCAACTGACATATTAATCTCAAGTTCACTTTAGTAATTGCGGTTATAAGGTCACTTCATAAGTGATCAAGGGTTTTATTGATGAAGTCTATAGGCATCTCCCATATACACAagatgtatacaagagagacTAAAGTAGAAAGATTACATTTTATATCTTATTCTTCATTTCCTAAAGTTCCATGTCATCCATCTTAACAGCCTATCTCTGCTATACTTACCTACCAAGCTAGACATGAATAAAAACAACAGCTAAAATAAAGTGAGGAAACAGCAGCCATGATACTATAATAAAACCGTGGAAGACTTGTGTTTCCCACTTTATAATTCAGTTCCATTTATAACTATAAGCGTAAGCAAGtacataaatattcatatatagaacCAAACACAACCGTGTGGATTTGGCCTGAAGAGCGGAAGATTTCCAATTTTAGTTTGAGAATAAGAGAATATAGGAAGGGAAATAATGAGATATTTTCATGTTTTTCCCTCCACTAATAATAACCAATGTTAGTTTCCCTATTGTTTTGGAGTCAGGATATGATATGATTCTTATATCTCATACCCACTGTCCTTGGCAGCATTCGCAAATAGAAGTTCCTGATGGTTTCCTTCAATTAACTACATAagtcaaaggaaaaaagaaaagaaaaaaagaaacagaagtAATACGGTAATAACATTAGAGGTTCCCATGTGAGGAATACCTAAACAGTGGAGGTACTCCAAGCCAATGACAACCTCCGCCGCATAGAACCTAGAGATTAACAAAGTTAGCACAGAAATAATAAAGGTCAGGTACATAGGAAGTGTACTGTACTGATATCCAGATGAGAGCAAGATGTTTCGGTACTttgatgaaaagagaaaaaaaataataataataataataataactcatAAGTCATAAGTAAAAAGAGTGAATCTGTGCTTCAGGACTGGTTTAACAATCAGCAATCCCATGTTGGAGACAGATTGCAAGGTATATCTAAAGTCATAACATTTCTAGTTGTGCCAACCATATCCTACAGTTCATCTCAACTTTGATATTCCAGTAGATTCAAGAATTTCAACTAGCTAAAATCtgttatatatt contains:
- the LOC122311516 gene encoding AP-1 complex subunit sigma-1, with the translated sequence MIHFVLLISRQGKVRLTKWYSPYTQKERTKVLRELSGVILTRGPKLCNFVEWRGYKVVYKRYASLYFCMCIDEEDNELEILEIIHHYVEILDRYFGSVCELDLIFNFHKAYYILDELLIAGELQESSKKTVARLIAAQDSLVEAAKEQRSSISNIIAQATK